Proteins encoded in a region of the Spiroplasma endosymbiont of Amphimallon solstitiale genome:
- a CDS encoding IS30 family transposase, protein MYKYLTIESIIAIKEYKSYGFSIRKIAKAIDYSKSTVHRVCRLLNQNLLPLEILNKIQKNKQNAGRKLIILTLIEINTINHLLITKNYALDIIANFLKENKIKSISTKTLYNMFKTNRMGFDENNLLRKGKNKPHKQKETRGRINNCKSIHERNLIIPNIKNIEEFGHLEGDTIIGKDHKSSIITLADIWSKTTIPLATKNNKSENITKSIIKFISKLQKGTVKTITFDRGKEFSKWKLIEKNCNVKIYFADPGKPCQRGLNENNNGILRRYLPKSTDLSSYKQKDLNTIAFQINSTPRKSLSYKRPIDLIQLF, encoded by the coding sequence ATGTATAAGTATCTGACTATTGAATCAATAATAGCAATAAAAGAATATAAAAGTTATGGATTTTCGATTCGTAAAATAGCAAAAGCCATTGATTATAGTAAATCAACTGTACATAGAGTTTGTAGATTATTAAATCAAAACTTATTACCATTAGAAATATTGAATAAAATTCAAAAAAATAAACAAAATGCAGGTAGAAAATTAATAATTTTAACTTTAATAGAAATTAATACTATTAATCATTTGTTAATTACTAAAAATTATGCTCTTGATATAATTGCTAATTTTTTAAAGGAAAATAAAATAAAAAGTATTTCAACAAAAACTTTATATAACATGTTTAAAACAAATCGAATGGGTTTTGATGAAAATAACTTATTGAGAAAAGGAAAAAATAAACCTCACAAACAAAAAGAAACTAGGGGCAGAATTAATAATTGTAAGTCTATTCATGAAAGAAATTTAATCATTCCTAATATTAAAAATATAGAAGAATTTGGTCATTTAGAGGGTGATACTATCATTGGTAAAGATCATAAAAGTTCTATTATTACTTTAGCTGATATATGATCAAAAACCACAATTCCTTTAGCAACTAAAAATAATAAATCAGAAAATATTACAAAAAGTATAATAAAATTTATTTCAAAGTTACAAAAAGGAACAGTTAAAACTATTACTTTTGATCGTGGTAAAGAATTTAGTAAATGAAAATTAATCGAAAAAAATTGTAATGTTAAGATTTATTTTGCAGATCCTGGTAAACCTTGTCAAAGAGGTTTAAATGAAAATAATAATGGTATTTTAAGAAGATATTTACCAAAATCTACAGATCTATCTTCATATAAACAAAAAGATTTAAATACTATAGCATTTCAAATTAATTCTACACCCAGAAAATCACTATCTTATAAAAGACCAATAGATTTAATACAATTATTTTAA
- the coaE gene encoding dephospho-CoA kinase (Dephospho-CoA kinase (CoaE) performs the final step in coenzyme A biosynthesis.), whose protein sequence is MIIGIIGEAGVGKTTATNFFQNKGAYVIFVDKVVKHIYTLKETKKALINEFGDTFINNDKTINKIKLRYEAFQHPYILRKLENIIWPKMIKIVEEDIIRNKIHQELIVIDCAVLFNANLNLLVDKILLIEAEEDKKIQRIKERDNVNDLQVISLLNQQKKYLILNKDIDFIVKNNGTINDFIKQLQKVEKKLLTNKV, encoded by the coding sequence ATGATTATTGGTATTATTGGTGAAGCGGGAGTAGGTAAGACAACTGCTACAAATTTTTTTCAAAATAAAGGTGCGTATGTTATTTTTGTTGATAAAGTTGTTAAACATATTTATACACTAAAAGAAACAAAAAAAGCATTAATTAATGAATTCGGTGATACTTTTATTAATAATGATAAAACAATTAATAAAATAAAATTACGGTATGAAGCATTTCAACACCCTTATATTTTACGTAAATTAGAAAATATTATTTGACCAAAAATGATAAAAATTGTTGAAGAAGATATTATTCGTAATAAAATACACCAAGAATTAATTGTTATTGATTGTGCAGTATTATTTAATGCAAATTTAAATTTATTAGTTGATAAAATTCTTTTAATTGAGGCTGAGGAAGATAAAAAAATCCAACGAATAAAAGAACGTGATAATGTTAATGATTTACAAGTTATTTCATTATTAAATCAACAAAAAAAATATTTAATTTTAAATAAAGATATTGATTTTATTGTTAAAAATAACGGTACTATTAATGATTTTATTAAACAATTACAAAAAGTTGAAAAAAAGTTATTAACAAATAAAGTATAA
- a CDS encoding purine-nucleoside phosphorylase: MQNKEKIPTAHIKAARDQIAKVVIMPGDPLRAQFIASNFLQDWKQVNNVRNMLMFTGKYKGYNITIAASGMGMPSIGIYSYELFKFYDVDCIIRVGSAGSYQKDVKVYDIINTTKVYSESTFAKYAANIDENQIESVGNISKIINKVAQKIDNEFDQQKNENSSYIVSEKINLRLGLIHSSDVFYRINDNDYKTNPLISKCLAVEMESFALFANAKHLEKNAACLLTISDSFITGESISATLRETSFKKMMILALESAVAYYKGEDIDDNLSNRN; the protein is encoded by the coding sequence ATGCAAAATAAAGAAAAAATTCCAACAGCTCATATTAAAGCTGCTCGTGATCAAATTGCAAAAGTAGTAATTATGCCAGGCGATCCATTACGTGCTCAATTCATTGCTTCTAATTTTTTACAAGATTGAAAACAAGTAAATAATGTTCGTAATATGCTAATGTTTACTGGAAAATATAAAGGATATAATATTACTATTGCTGCTAGTGGTATGGGTATGCCTTCAATTGGTATATATTCATATGAGTTATTTAAATTTTATGATGTTGACTGTATTATTCGTGTTGGTAGTGCTGGTTCATATCAAAAAGATGTTAAAGTTTATGATATTATTAATACTACTAAAGTATATAGTGAATCTACTTTCGCTAAATATGCTGCTAATATTGATGAAAATCAAATTGAATCTGTTGGTAATATTAGCAAAATTATTAATAAAGTGGCACAAAAAATTGATAATGAATTTGATCAGCAAAAAAATGAAAATTCTTCGTATATAGTAAGTGAAAAAATAAATTTAAGATTAGGTTTAATTCATTCAAGTGATGTATTTTATCGTATTAATGATAATGATTATAAAACTAATCCTTTAATTAGCAAATGCTTAGCAGTAGAAATGGAATCTTTTGCTTTATTTGCTAATGCAAAACATTTAGAAAAAAATGCGGCTTGTTTATTAACAATTTCTGATTCTTTTATTACCGGTGAATCAATTTCAGCAACATTACGCGAAACTAGTTTTAAAAAAATGATGATTTTAGCTTTAGAATCAGCAGTTGCTTATTATAAAGGAGAGGATATTGATGATAATCTTAGCAATAGAAACTAG
- the tsaD gene encoding tRNA (adenosine(37)-N6)-threonylcarbamoyltransferase complex transferase subunit TsaD, with protein MIILAIETSCDETSVAVIKDKNVLSNIIASQIKLHQQYGGVVPELAARAHSENIATVLQTAIEKSNISIMDIDFVAYTNTPGLASCLHVGKIIAETIAAYLEKPLLPCNHLYGHLYASLINNEWEFPVLGLLVSGGHTQLMLANEHLNFSILGQTLDDAVGECYDKVARMLGLKYPGGPEIERSAKLGKPTYKLPLPKNDNSLDFSFSGLKSACANLINKEKGKLQFNNFATSFQTTVIQVLINKIELALKKHNPKTLVLAGGVSANQQLRLAVLDLKIKYPNLKIIVPKLEYCTDNAAMIGILASYQIEHK; from the coding sequence ATGATAATCTTAGCAATAGAAACTAGTTGTGATGAAACTAGTGTTGCTGTTATTAAAGATAAAAATGTTTTAAGTAATATTATTGCTTCACAAATTAAGCTTCATCAACAATATGGTGGTGTTGTTCCAGAATTAGCAGCACGAGCTCATAGTGAAAATATTGCTACTGTCTTACAAACAGCAATTGAAAAATCTAACATTTCAATTATGGATATTGATTTTGTTGCTTATACTAATACTCCTGGTCTTGCTAGTTGTTTACACGTAGGTAAAATTATAGCAGAAACTATTGCTGCTTATTTAGAAAAGCCATTGCTTCCATGTAATCATTTGTATGGACATTTGTATGCTTCTTTAATTAATAATGAATGAGAATTTCCAGTACTTGGTTTATTAGTTAGTGGTGGTCATACACAGTTGATGTTGGCAAATGAACATTTAAATTTCAGTATACTTGGTCAAACATTAGATGATGCTGTTGGTGAATGTTATGATAAAGTTGCAAGAATGTTAGGTTTAAAATATCCGGGTGGTCCTGAAATTGAACGAAGTGCTAAATTGGGAAAGCCAACTTATAAATTACCATTACCTAAAAATGATAATAGTTTAGATTTTAGTTTTAGTGGTTTAAAATCAGCATGTGCTAATTTGATAAATAAAGAAAAAGGTAAGTTACAATTTAATAATTTTGCAACTTCTTTTCAAACAACGGTTATTCAAGTATTGATTAATAAAATTGAATTAGCATTAAAAAAACATAATCCAAAAACCTTAGTTTTAGCAGGAGGAGTTAGTGCTAATCAGCAATTAAGATTAGCAGTATTAGATTTAAAAATTAAATATCCAAATTTAAAAATAATTGTTCCAAAATTAGAATACTGTACTGATAATGCAGCAATGATTGGTATTCTTGCAAGTTATCAAATTGAACATAAGTAA
- the nrdF gene encoding class 1b ribonucleoside-diphosphate reductase subunit beta — translation MAKDNKYFQQSQSPLEYIMKNFNGKMRSVNWNVINDEKDLEVWNRITQNFWLPEKIPVSNDLTSWKTLNPKWQELITRTFTGLTLLDTIQATVGDIAQIPNSLTDHEQVIYTNFAFMVAVHARSYGTIFSTLCSSEQIESAHEWVINNESLQARARALIPYYTSDDPLKSKVAAALMPGFLLYGGFYLPFYLSARSKLPNTSDIIRLILRDKVIHNYYSGYKYQRKVEKLPKEKQEEMKKFVFDLLFKLIDLEKQYLTELYQEFNLAEDAIKFSLYNAGKFLQNLGYDSPFSEEQTRIKPEIFNQLSARADENHDFFSGNGSSYVMGITVETQDEDWEF, via the coding sequence ATGGCAAAAGATAACAAATATTTTCAACAATCACAGTCACCATTAGAGTATATTATGAAAAATTTTAATGGAAAAATGCGGTCTGTAAATTGAAATGTAATCAATGATGAAAAAGATTTAGAGGTTTGAAACCGTATTACTCAAAATTTTTGGTTACCAGAAAAAATTCCTGTTTCTAATGACTTGACTTCTTGAAAAACATTAAATCCAAAATGACAAGAGTTAATAACAAGAACATTTACAGGTTTAACTTTATTAGATACAATTCAGGCAACAGTTGGTGATATTGCACAAATACCTAATTCTTTAACTGATCACGAACAAGTTATTTACACAAATTTTGCTTTTATGGTAGCAGTTCATGCTCGATCATACGGAACAATTTTTTCAACTTTATGTTCTAGTGAGCAGATTGAATCTGCTCATGAATGAGTAATTAATAATGAAAGTTTACAAGCCAGAGCACGTGCACTAATTCCTTATTATACAAGTGATGATCCTTTAAAATCCAAAGTAGCTGCCGCTTTAATGCCGGGTTTTTTATTATATGGTGGTTTTTATTTACCATTTTATTTATCTGCTCGTAGTAAATTACCTAATACTTCAGATATTATTAGATTAATTTTACGTGATAAAGTTATTCATAATTATTATAGTGGCTATAAATATCAAAGAAAAGTTGAAAAGTTACCAAAAGAAAAACAAGAAGAAATGAAAAAATTTGTATTTGATTTATTGTTTAAATTAATTGATTTAGAAAAGCAATATTTGACAGAATTATATCAAGAATTTAATTTAGCTGAAGATGCTATTAAGTTTAGTTTATATAATGCTGGTAAGTTTTTACAAAATTTAGGATATGATTCACCTTTTAGTGAAGAACAAACAAGAATTAAGCCAGAAATTTTTAATCAATTATCAGCTCGAGCTGATGAAAATCACGATTTCTTTTCAGGTAATGGTTCATCTTATGTAATGGGCATTACTGTAGAAACGCAAGATGAAGATTGAGAATTCTAA